The following are encoded in a window of Rhodomicrobium lacus genomic DNA:
- a CDS encoding putative porin, protein MFDVNSFAGRLRAPLATVSMLALCVAGMGQALAQSYAPGGTSVVKKTEENPTSVSKKKPTSSSATVNLVNALVAQGVLKPEQAEALIKQAEDEAYVSREAAKGATTKADEAAKAASAAASAANPPGSRRVTYVPEVVKRELREDVRKEVMAKAEKEGWASPGKYPEWASRVRVYGDIRGRYEGQFFPGGYNSTGQIFDFNAINTGSPYDLSSGNSYYAPLLNTSKDRERYRLRARIGAEADLGDGFTTNIRLATGSDNSPVSTNQTLGGSGGNFSKYAVWLDRASISWEPFRHSRFAPYAGYDPLASLTGTGDGYYGYKDSAPERLSSVAITLGRFDNPFWSPTELVWDSDLGFDGASITARREIVPDFTPFLVAGAFPIFNTSLDFSSTQTTKYDSQDKYLFGAQTGLTWQATQTAGLTVGAGLFDFSNVQGRRSSACYIEETKDCDTDHLRPSFAQKGNTYIKLRNVQHSDATLTTEPQYFGLASEYRPAVFAGRVDFGYFHPISILLDGEFVWNTAFDRKAMDTLVADGQVQNNLKNGRYDGGNIGWLTRLTVGHKKLEAFGDWNVNVGYKYLESDATLDAFVDSDFGLGGTNLKGYFIGGNFAFTKSVSASAKWMSADAVGGAPYAVDVVQVDLNAKF, encoded by the coding sequence ATGTTTGACGTGAACTCTTTCGCGGGCCGACTGCGAGCGCCGCTCGCAACGGTTTCAATGCTGGCGCTCTGCGTGGCAGGAATGGGACAGGCGCTGGCGCAGAGCTATGCGCCGGGCGGGACCTCTGTCGTCAAGAAAACCGAAGAAAATCCGACAAGTGTATCGAAGAAAAAACCGACGTCATCGAGCGCAACCGTCAATCTGGTAAATGCGCTTGTTGCTCAGGGCGTGCTGAAGCCCGAGCAGGCGGAAGCCTTGATCAAGCAGGCTGAAGACGAGGCCTATGTGTCGCGCGAGGCGGCTAAGGGTGCCACGACGAAGGCCGACGAAGCCGCAAAGGCCGCTTCAGCCGCCGCGTCCGCAGCAAACCCTCCCGGCAGCCGGCGTGTCACCTACGTGCCCGAGGTGGTCAAGCGCGAGTTGCGCGAGGATGTACGCAAGGAAGTGATGGCGAAAGCCGAAAAAGAGGGTTGGGCGTCGCCCGGCAAATACCCGGAATGGGCTTCGCGCGTGCGCGTTTATGGCGACATTCGAGGTCGCTATGAAGGACAGTTTTTTCCTGGAGGCTACAACTCCACCGGGCAGATCTTCGACTTCAACGCGATCAACACCGGTTCGCCTTATGACCTTTCCTCAGGCAACTCTTACTACGCACCGCTGCTGAACACGAGCAAGGACCGGGAGCGCTATCGCCTTCGGGCCCGCATCGGCGCGGAAGCCGATCTCGGAGACGGCTTTACCACAAACATCCGCCTCGCGACGGGTTCGGACAACTCGCCCGTCTCCACCAATCAAACGCTCGGGGGCTCGGGAGGCAATTTTTCGAAATACGCAGTCTGGCTCGACCGCGCGTCGATAAGCTGGGAGCCCTTCAGGCACTCGCGTTTCGCGCCATACGCTGGATATGACCCGCTTGCGAGCCTGACCGGGACCGGAGACGGCTATTACGGTTACAAGGACAGCGCTCCGGAACGGCTGAGTTCGGTTGCGATCACACTCGGTCGTTTCGACAATCCATTCTGGTCCCCCACAGAGCTTGTCTGGGACAGCGACCTTGGTTTCGACGGCGCTTCGATCACGGCCCGCCGTGAAATCGTGCCGGATTTCACACCGTTCCTCGTGGCTGGTGCATTCCCGATCTTCAATACGAGCCTCGATTTTTCGTCGACGCAAACCACCAAGTACGACAGCCAAGACAAATACCTTTTCGGCGCGCAAACCGGCCTGACCTGGCAGGCTACGCAGACTGCCGGGTTGACGGTTGGAGCGGGCCTCTTCGACTTCAGCAACGTGCAGGGACGGCGGTCCAGCGCTTGCTACATTGAAGAAACGAAGGATTGCGACACCGATCATTTGCGGCCTTCATTCGCGCAGAAGGGTAACACATACATAAAGCTGCGCAATGTTCAGCATTCTGATGCAACACTTACCACCGAGCCTCAATATTTCGGGCTCGCAAGCGAATACAGGCCAGCCGTCTTCGCCGGCAGGGTCGATTTCGGCTATTTCCATCCGATAAGCATCCTGCTCGATGGCGAATTCGTCTGGAACACGGCGTTCGACCGTAAAGCTATGGATACGCTCGTCGCTGACGGACAAGTGCAGAACAACCTCAAGAACGGCAGGTACGACGGCGGCAACATCGGCTGGCTCACCCGCCTCACCGTCGGTCACAAGAAGCTCGAAGCCTTCGGGGACTGGAATGTGAATGTCGGTTACAAGTATCTCGAATCCGATGCGACGCTTGATGCTTTCGTCGACAGCGATTTCGGCCTCGGCGGAACAAATTTGAAGGGCTATTTCATCGGCGGCAATTTCGCATTTACCAAAAGCGTCTCCGCCTCGGCGAAGTGGATGAGCGCGGATGCTGTCGGCGGCGCGCCCTATGCTGTCGACGTGGTTCAGGTCGATCTCAACGCGAAGTTCTGA
- a CDS encoding TonB C-terminal domain-containing protein gives MTDPRDLPDESKGVHGDPYGQLTEAEENALESGEQSFARRHGPAIAVGLGALLVGATVFALFLSGDTPQARKVQDFTIVAVVPPPPPPPPPPMQQLSPPEQEMIEQPKMVEPEIKQEAQVEEPKDAPPEASDAPPDGPLGLDQAAEGPGDAFNLAGKPGGRGILGGGGGGSRWGWYATIVQQQIEAALRQNPKTRNVILQVQVRLWADRSGRIDRVQLVSSTGDVEVDAAIRSEVLPGIALREPPPSDMPMPIVARITARRSG, from the coding sequence ATGACCGATCCGCGCGATTTGCCCGACGAGAGCAAGGGCGTACACGGCGATCCCTACGGCCAGTTGACTGAAGCTGAAGAGAACGCGCTCGAAAGCGGCGAGCAGTCCTTCGCTCGCAGACATGGACCGGCAATAGCCGTGGGTCTCGGTGCGTTGCTCGTGGGTGCGACCGTGTTCGCGTTATTTCTCTCCGGAGATACGCCGCAAGCTCGAAAGGTGCAGGACTTCACGATCGTCGCCGTTGTGCCGCCTCCTCCGCCGCCTCCTCCGCCGCCCATGCAGCAGCTATCGCCGCCAGAGCAGGAGATGATCGAGCAGCCGAAAATGGTCGAGCCCGAGATCAAGCAGGAGGCGCAGGTTGAAGAACCGAAGGACGCGCCGCCGGAAGCGAGCGACGCGCCGCCTGATGGACCGTTGGGACTGGACCAGGCCGCCGAAGGCCCGGGCGATGCTTTCAATCTCGCTGGCAAGCCGGGAGGCCGGGGCATTCTCGGCGGCGGTGGCGGCGGCAGCCGCTGGGGCTGGTATGCCACCATCGTGCAGCAACAGATCGAGGCCGCTCTCCGACAGAACCCGAAGACGCGCAACGTCATTCTGCAGGTTCAGGTCCGCCTTTGGGCTGACCGGAGCGGCCGCATAGACCGCGTCCAGCTCGTTTCTTCGACGGGCGACGTTGAGGTGGACGCGGCCATCCGCAGCGAAGTGCTACCGGGCATAGCTCTTCGCGAACCGCCACCGTCGGACATGCCGATGCCGATCGTGGCTCGAATTACGGCGCGCCGATCAGGCTGA
- a CDS encoding ExbD/TolR family protein, translating to MQVQADDNKPYDEINVTPMLDLAYVLLIIFIVMTTATVQGMKVNLPKASAAPSLAQQTTKAITVGNDGKIFLDTIPVTLTELEQRLVQQKALTPDFPVVLRGDAQTQYQNVMDVLDLLGRLSITQVGLATKPLVK from the coding sequence ATGCAGGTTCAGGCCGACGACAACAAGCCCTACGACGAGATCAACGTCACGCCGATGCTCGATCTCGCCTACGTGCTGCTCATCATCTTCATCGTGATGACCACGGCGACGGTGCAGGGAATGAAGGTCAATCTTCCAAAGGCGTCCGCTGCTCCGAGCCTCGCTCAGCAGACCACGAAGGCGATCACCGTGGGAAACGACGGCAAGATCTTCCTCGACACCATTCCGGTGACGCTGACGGAACTTGAACAGCGGCTCGTGCAACAGAAGGCTCTCACGCCCGATTTTCCGGTGGTTCTACGTGGCGACGCGCAGACCCAGTACCAGAACGTCATGGATGTGCTGGACCTGCTAGGCCGCCTCAGCATCACGCAGGTTGGTCTTGCAACGAAGCCGCTCGTGAAATGA